A single Crateriforma conspicua DNA region contains:
- a CDS encoding DUF1559 domain-containing protein produces the protein MRSKKSGFTLVELLVVIAIIGVLVGLLLPAVQSAREAARRMSCSNNAKQIGLALHNYHSAFKQFPAHRAGTTGKKGYLASWGEMSAYSTDTHNYRRLSMLVGLLPFIEQQPLWDTISNPVSTQFNGNAAPNGAYPAMGPTPYRNQYTAWRTLISAFNCPSDAGPPVTFGTTNYGACIGDTVRAQGWANMPKEVKRGMFTPANKTRFRDVVDGTANTIAIAELTNSLGDRGVGGGGAYDIGGDINLNPQECLDTRDPLRPKFYAPGVMLFGYSGNLGKWGQAGRGNKWADGGGNMSAVTTILPPNSPSCARGGNDADDGIWSAGSYHPGGCHVVMGDGSVHFVSEAIDSGDSTVAAVGAPGWNGSPAGSPSPYGIWGGLGTINGREQVSVDDL, from the coding sequence ATGCGAAGCAAAAAATCTGGCTTCACGTTGGTCGAACTGTTGGTCGTGATCGCGATCATTGGTGTCCTTGTCGGCCTTCTTCTTCCCGCGGTACAGTCGGCTCGTGAAGCCGCCCGCCGCATGTCGTGCAGCAACAACGCCAAGCAAATCGGTTTGGCCCTGCACAACTATCACAGTGCTTTTAAGCAGTTCCCCGCTCACCGCGCCGGCACCACCGGCAAGAAGGGCTACCTGGCCAGCTGGGGTGAAATGAGTGCTTACAGCACCGACACTCACAACTATCGCCGGCTGAGCATGTTGGTCGGTTTGTTGCCTTTTATCGAGCAGCAACCTTTGTGGGACACCATTAGCAATCCGGTATCGACCCAGTTCAACGGCAATGCGGCACCCAACGGTGCTTATCCCGCGATGGGCCCGACCCCGTATCGCAACCAATACACTGCATGGCGAACGCTGATCTCGGCATTCAATTGCCCCAGTGATGCCGGCCCGCCGGTGACCTTCGGCACGACCAACTACGGTGCCTGTATTGGTGACACCGTGCGTGCACAGGGCTGGGCCAACATGCCCAAGGAAGTCAAGCGTGGGATGTTCACGCCCGCCAACAAGACGCGATTCCGTGACGTCGTCGACGGGACGGCCAACACGATCGCGATCGCCGAATTGACCAACAGCCTGGGTGACCGCGGCGTTGGTGGCGGTGGTGCCTATGACATCGGTGGCGATATCAACCTGAACCCGCAAGAGTGCTTGGACACCCGCGACCCGCTGCGTCCGAAGTTCTACGCACCCGGCGTGATGCTGTTCGGCTACAGCGGAAACTTGGGCAAGTGGGGCCAAGCCGGCCGTGGTAACAAGTGGGCCGACGGTGGCGGAAACATGAGTGCCGTCACCACGATCTTGCCGCCCAACAGTCCTTCCTGTGCACGCGGCGGCAACGACGCCGATGACGGGATCTGGAGTGCCGGCAGTTACCACCCCGGTGGCTGTCACGTCGTGATGGGTGACGGTTCGGTCCACTTCGTCAGTGAAGCGATCGATTCCGGCGACTCGACCGTTGCCGCGGTTGGCGCACCCGGATGGAACGGTTCGCCCGCCGGCAGCCCCAGCCCGTATGGCATCTGGGGCGGCTTGGGAACGATCAATGGTCGCGAACAAGTCAGCGTGGACGATCTGTAA